The genomic DNA TATGTCATAATATGAGTGACTGAGGTTATAATTTAGATGCTGAACTAGCTAGATAGCAGTAAATATGAATGAATTGTGTTGCCTTTACTAAGTTTTAGTGAAGCAAGTTGTCAAGTGTCATTGGGATTTGTATAATTATCATAATAGAGTGAGAAGGGAGTTACGCACAAATGATCAGATTTGAAATCCTAGTAAGCCTAGTGGCGACCATGATACTTTCTGCGATCTTGACGCCGTTTGTGCGGAAACTTGCATTTAAAATTGGGGCCGTGGACAAACCAAATGTTCGCCGAGTTAATAAGATTCCGATGCCGACAATGGGTGGTTTAGCAATTTTTATTTCCTATACCATTGGTACGACTGTGCTGTATCTCATGCACCAGTTTCCCAGTCGCATTTTTTTCGCACTGCTCGGTGGGGAACTGATTATCATTGCCACTGGTATTATCGATGATATTTATGAATTAAAGCCACGTCAGAAAATGTTAGGAATTACGTTAGCCGCCTTAGAGGTTTACTTTATTGGTGGCGTGCGGATGACAACTTTTACTTTCCCACTGTTGGGACTGATTCACTTTCAGTGGTTGAGTCTACCAGTAACCTTGCTGTGGATCTTAGCAATCACGAACGCGGTGAATTTAATCGATGGGCTAGATGGATTAGCCACTGGCGTTTCGATAATTTCACTAAGTACGATGGGGATTATTGGTTTGTTTTTCCTAAATGCCAATATGTTTGTTTCCTTATTAATCTTTACGTTAGTTGCCGCGATGATCGGTTTTCTACCCTATAATTTTTTCCCAGCCAGGATTTATCTGGGAGACACTGGTTCACTGTTTATTGGGTTCATGACCGCAGTATTCTCATTGTTTGGTTTAAAGAATGTGACCTTGATTTCAGTTGGTATTCCAGTCATGATCTTGGGAGTTCCGATTACGGATACGGTTTACGCAATGATTCGGCGCATCTTGAATAAGAAGCCAATCTCACAGGCGGACAAGCACCATTTACACCACCGCTTGATGCAATTAGGACTGACCCATCGTCAGACCGTGATGGTGATTTACGGTATTGCGCTCATCTTTTCGTTTATTTCATTGTTGTATCCGATCTCGTCAATCTGGGGTTCCGTTTTGCTAACAATCGGATTATTA from Lactiplantibacillus paraplantarum includes the following:
- a CDS encoding glycosyltransferase family 4 protein, whose translation is MIRFEILVSLVATMILSAILTPFVRKLAFKIGAVDKPNVRRVNKIPMPTMGGLAIFISYTIGTTVLYLMHQFPSRIFFALLGGELIIIATGIIDDIYELKPRQKMLGITLAALEVYFIGGVRMTTFTFPLLGLIHFQWLSLPVTLLWILAITNAVNLIDGLDGLATGVSIISLSTMGIIGLFFLNANMFVSLLIFTLVAAMIGFLPYNFFPARIYLGDTGSLFIGFMTAVFSLFGLKNVTLISVGIPVMILGVPITDTVYAMIRRILNKKPISQADKHHLHHRLMQLGLTHRQTVMVIYGIALIFSFISLLYPISSIWGSVLLTIGLLFGLELFVEAIGLAGDNRQPLLDWIKRTVARLTSKSNH